The Candidatus Uhrbacteria bacterium CG10_big_fil_rev_8_21_14_0_10_50_16 genome window below encodes:
- the rpmB gene encoding 50S ribosomal protein L28, whose product MSRTCQLTGKRALAGNNVSHSKRRTRRTQKPNLQLKNLLNPATGKKEKVLLATSMLRTLKKWDAAGKVYDLLKMKKA is encoded by the coding sequence ATGTCTCGAACTTGCCAACTTACTGGAAAACGCGCCTTGGCTGGAAACAACGTAAGCCACTCCAAGCGACGCACACGCCGAACCCAAAAGCCTAACTTGCAACTTAAGAACCTCCTTAATCCCGCAACAGGAAAGAAGGAAAAAGTTCTTCTTGCAACCTCCATGCTTCGTACACTTAAGAAGTGGGATGCCGCTGGAAAGGTCTACGATCTTCTCAAAATGAAAAAGGCGTAA
- the xth gene encoding exodeoxyribonuclease III has product MSKQTLKIISWNVNGLRAVLRKDAFLPFIKEHQPDILCLQETKAQQGQAEIDLPEYEELWNSADKKGYAGTAIFTKIKPLSITFDIPGADVEKFVDQFGNTLNEGRVVCAEFEDFYLVTVYTPNAKRGLERLTYRHTVWDPAFLHYMKQLQKKKPVIFCGDLNAAHQEIDLARPKDNHKNAGFTDEERGGISKIIQAGFVDSYRHLYPEKTEAYTWWSHFQKARERNVGWRIDYIFLSDSLTNRLKSAAIHPEVMGSDHCPVEIVITRES; this is encoded by the coding sequence ATGTCTAAACAAACACTGAAAATTATTTCCTGGAATGTTAATGGCCTACGAGCCGTTTTGCGCAAGGACGCATTTTTACCGTTCATAAAAGAGCACCAACCCGATATCCTGTGTTTACAGGAGACAAAAGCGCAACAAGGCCAAGCGGAGATCGATCTCCCCGAGTATGAGGAGCTTTGGAACTCGGCCGATAAAAAAGGGTACGCTGGCACGGCCATTTTTACAAAGATCAAACCATTGTCTATCACATTCGATATCCCCGGTGCGGACGTAGAAAAATTTGTTGATCAATTTGGCAACACTCTCAACGAAGGACGTGTTGTCTGTGCTGAGTTTGAAGATTTTTACCTTGTAACTGTTTACACGCCTAATGCAAAACGCGGACTCGAACGTCTTACCTATCGCCACACCGTCTGGGACCCGGCATTTTTGCATTACATGAAGCAATTGCAGAAAAAGAAACCAGTGATTTTTTGCGGCGATCTTAATGCGGCGCATCAGGAAATCGATCTCGCACGTCCAAAAGACAATCATAAAAACGCCGGCTTTACAGATGAAGAGCGAGGGGGGATTAGTAAGATAATTCAAGCAGGATTTGTTGATTCGTATCGACATCTCTATCCAGAAAAGACCGAAGCCTACACGTGGTGGAGTCACTTCCAAAAGGCGAGGGAGCGCAATGTTGGATGGCGTATCGACTACATATTTTTAAGTGATTCCCTTACAAACAGGCTTAAAAGTGCCGCAATCCACCCCGAGGTTATGGGATCGGATCATTGCCCGGTGGAGATCGTTATAACGCGCGAGAGTTGA